The Alysiella filiformis sequence TAAATTCGCCATTGGGCGTACGCAACCTGCCTGAACCTTGAACGTGCATGAAAAACAATTCCACAGGGTCGTTGGCGTAGCCCAAAATGGGGGCGCGACCGTTGAGCGCACCGCCATTGATGTCGTGGCGCGTGTAGTATGGCACAAATTGGTTGCCGACAAATCGCCCTTTAATTGTGCTGCTGCGTTCGCCTATGGGAAATTGCGCCAAATTCGCTGAAAATGCGCCATTTGCGTCTATTTTGCCCGCATTTTGCCCTGTTTGTGTGATGCGAACCATGCCCTTGCTGCCGCGCAAATGGTTGGGCAAACTCACCGAAACCATGTCGTTTGGCACACCGTAAATGGGGAAACGGGCGGTGGGCGTGGCGTATTTGTCGCCGTGCAACACGGGTTCGTAATAGCCTGTTACCGTGCCGCTTTCGCTGCCATTGTGTCGCACTTGCCATGCGGTAAAGTTTTGTTCAAAAAAGGATTTTGCCGATTGATTGTCGTTGTGTGTTTGCATGGCAATGCGGCAAACGTTTGCCCAAGCGGGTTTGTTTTGCAATTTGGGGCAGCCTTTTTGAAAGGCACTCAGGCTGCCTGAAAACGATTGATTTTGCCAGTTGGGAATGTGATTCAAGCCCACCACCGTGTAGCTTGCCACCCCATCGGGGCTGCGGTGCGCGTAGCCCAAAGGCAGGCTGCCTGAAACCGCATTGGACGTGGGCGAAACGGAATTGGGCGGCGATTTTTTGGTACAAGCCGCCAAAGCAGCAGCCGTGAGCAGTAAACAAGTCAAATGGCGTAATTTCATCACACAATCCACAAGAAAGAAAAAACACGCACATTATCGCCAAAATGACGCATTATTCCAAGAATATTTGCACGAAATTGCGTTTCAGGCTGCCTGAAATTCAACGTTTGATTTCACGCATTAAAGCCAACACATTGCGTTCGCGGTCAAGCACCGCATTGCTCAATGTTTGTACGCTGGTGGCATCGTTGCGTTTGCGTGCGGCGGCGAGCTGCTCACGCGCAATGTTGAGCGCAGCCTGTTCGCGCTGCAATTCCTGTTGCAAAATTTGACGGCGATTCAACATGCCCACCCCCACACGGTTGAAACGCTGAATTTGCGGCAAAGTGGGCGCAACATGAACCCGATTTGGCGCGGTGGCTGCCTGAACGGGCGTT is a genomic window containing:
- the mltA gene encoding murein transglycosylase A: MKLRHLTCLLLTAAALAACTKKSPPNSVSPTSNAVSGSLPLGYAHRSPDGVASYTVVGLNHIPNWQNQSFSGSLSAFQKGCPKLQNKPAWANVCRIAMQTHNDNQSAKSFFEQNFTAWQVRHNGSESGTVTGYYEPVLHGDKYATPTARFPIYGVPNDMVSVSLPNHLRGSKGMVRITQTGQNAGKIDANGAFSANLAQFPIGERSSTIKGRFVGNQFVPYYTRHDINGGALNGRAPILGYANDPVELFFMHVQGSGRLRTPNGEFIRLGFADKNEYPYVSIGKYMANRGYLPLAQTSMQGIKSWISQNPQYLAEVLGQNPSYVFFRQLDGNSTDGPIGALGVPLSGEYSGAVDKQYITLGAPIFVSTTHPDTRQALQRLIMAQDTGSAIKGAVRVDYFWGYGDTAGATAGKMKNAGQVWQLLPHGVMPNQY